A region from the Musa acuminata AAA Group cultivar baxijiao chromosome BXJ1-10, Cavendish_Baxijiao_AAA, whole genome shotgun sequence genome encodes:
- the LOC104000345 gene encoding uncharacterized protein LOC104000345 isoform X2 — protein MDDMATGYYHSPPDAAHNPYHPPPPIHAAGPPGAPPPPHNHPMLPHQHHFHPPYPAHQPPLYGTTYDTPTDQYSRDEVRTLFIAGFPDDVKPREIYNLFREFPGYQSAQLRSSGQSSQAYAFAVFTDQQSALAAMHALNGLMFDLERESTLYIDLAKSNSRSKRSRTDDGVPYSSDKRVRGPGAYLRGFPDSGSGSNIHMSGMVNSAYSLSGYPSTQSQTNFGYEADHNKLNNSSTYAPLSNPPCPTLFVANLGPNCSEQELAQVFSRCPGFIKLKMQNKNGLPVAFVDFQDVNSSTGALNHLQGTILYSSVGEGMRLEYAKSRMGLRKREKRT, from the exons GGCGGGGCCTCCCGGAGCTCCTCCGCCGCCGCACAATCACCCGATGCTGCCGCACCAGCACCACTTTCACCCACCGTACCCCGCCCACCAGCCGCCACTTTACGGCACCACCTACGACACGCCCACCGACCAGTACTCGCGCGACGAGGTCCGGACCTTATTCATCGCCGGGTTCCCCGACGACGTGAAGCCCCGCGAGATCTATAACCTCTTTCGCGAGTTTCCTGGGTACCAGTCCGCCCAGCTCAGGAGCTCCGGTCAGTCCTCTCAG GCATATGCATTTGCTGTCTTTACTGATCAACAATCAGCTCTTGCTGCAATGCATGCTCTAAAT GGACTGATGTTTGACCTTGAGAGGGAATCAACTCTATACATTGACCTTGCAAAGTCTAACTCCAGGTCAAAACGTTCAAGAACAG ATGATGGTGTACCTTATTCTTCTGATAAACGAGTTAGAGGACCTGGTGCATATTTAAGAGGCTTTCCTGATTCTG GTTCTGGAAGCAACATTCACATGTCTGGAATGGTTAATTCTGCTTACAGCTTGAGTGGTTATCCCTCTACACAAAG CCAGACAAATTTTGGTTATGAAGCAGACCATAATAAGTTG AATAATTCATCAACTTATGCTCCTCTAAGTAACCCCCCATGTCCAACGCTTTTTGTGGCAAATCTGGGTCCCAACTGTTCTGAGCAAGAGTTGGCTCAAGTTTTTTCAAG ATGTCCTGGGTTTATAAAACTGAAAATGCAAAACAAGAACGGACTTCCTGTTGCATTTGTTGATTTCCAG GATGTCAATAGTTCCACTGGAGCCCTAAATCATTTGCAGGGAACCATCTTGTATTCATCAGTTGGGGAGGGCATGCGCTTGGA GTATGCAAAATCACGAATGGGTCTCCGAAAACGTGAAAAGAGGACATAG
- the LOC135595455 gene encoding probable inactive receptor kinase At5g67200, whose protein sequence is MAMQQRRVHCILGFPQQLLSLLLLLHSLFVSHCVADGLTSERASPEADAQALLAFKAAADPLDRLTFSPTSDHCRWPGVSCSADGKVYRLLLESAGLTGTFPNGTLGRLDQLHFLSLQDNALVGPLPGDLSGLRSLKALFLDRNLFAGPFPASLLSLRGIRALDLSHNRLSGPIPAALATLDGLIALRLEGNRFVGSLPAFNQSSLKSFNVSGNFLSGAVPITVVLASFDPSAFADNPGLCGALARKECASSASFFPGGGRSPAASAAAPSPIATAAPRGATLLSSSASRSRVSHKSAVTAIGFLIGAIALVGIFTTSFVIRKKRTKQQGEILTLEKNTMDSATSVSEINVESYNEEIESMSNELEAAAALAMAISEERVKRLSMNGCLVFCAGEAPIYNLEHLMRASAEMLGRGSLGSTYKAVLDSRMAVTVKRLDKKKLGSMAKEGFERQMDMVGRLRHPNLVPLRAYFRSNDERLLVYDFQPNGSLYSLIHGSRSTRAKPLHWTSCLKIADDVVQGLAHIHQSSCLIHGNIKSSNILLGSDFEACLTDSCLSFLLEPSDNQNDSGYRAPEARNSLQELTPSSDIYAFGVLLLELLTGKPPLQHPVLIPPDLPVWVRSVREDGACDERLMMIIDIAAACIHSSPECRPTTWQVLKMIQEVKETDTGDNDTDSTFIS, encoded by the exons ATGGCAATGCAGCAGCGGCGCGTGCATTGCATTCTCGGATTCCCTCAACAACTACTGTCGTTATTACTATTATTACACTCTTTGTTCGTTTCCCATTGTGTTGCTGATGGGTTGACGTCCGAGAGGGCCTCGCCGGAGGCCGACGCGCAGGCGCTTCTTGCGTTCAAGGCTGCTGCCGACCCGCTCGACCGCCTGACGTTCTCCCCCACGTCCGACCACTGTCGTTGGCCCGGCGTCTCCTGCTCCGCCGACGGCAAGGTGTACCGCCTCCTCCTCGAGTCCGCCGGCCTCACCGGTACGTTCCCCAACGGCACCCTCGGCCGCCTCGACCAACTCCACTTCCTCAGCCTCCAGGACAATGCCCTCGTTGGTCCTCTGCCGGGTGACCTTTCCGGCCTCCGCAGCCTCAAGGCACTCTTCTTGGACCGCAACCTCTTCGCCGGCCCCTTCCCGGCCTCCCTCCTCTCTCTCCGCGGCATCCGGGCTCTCGACCTCTCCCACAACCGGCTCTCCGGCCCCATCCCCGCGGCGCTCGCCACCCTGGACGGCCTCATCGCCCTCCGCCTCGAAGGGAATCGATTCGTCGGCTCCCTCCCCGCCTTCAACCAGTCCTCCCTCAAGAGTTTCAATGTCTCCGGCAACTTCCTCTCCGGCGCGGTGCCCATCACCGTCGTGCTCGCCTCGTTCGACCCCTCAGCCTTTGCCGACAATCCCGGGCTCTGCGGCGCGCTTGCCCGAAAGGAATGCGCCTCGTCCGCCTCCTTCTTCCCCGGAGGAGGCCGCTCGCCAGCCGCATCCGCCGCCGCCCCCTCGCCCATCGCCACGGCAGCGCCTCGCGGGGCGACGCTTCTTTCCAGCTCGGCTTCGCGGTCGCGGGTCTCTCACAAAAGTGCTGTAACGGCGATTGGGTTCTTGATAGGTGCAATTGCACTGGTAGGGATCTTCACGACTTCATTTGTCATCAGAAAGAAGAGGACGAAGCAGCAGGGGGAGATACTCACGCTGGAGAAGAACACTATGGATAGCGCCACCAGTGTCTCAGAGATAAATGTGGAGAGCTACAACGAGGAGATCGAGAGCATGAGCAACGAGCTGGAGGCGGCGGCCGCATTAGCAATGGCGATCTCAGAGGAAAGAGTGAAGAGGCTGAGCATGAATGGCTGCTTAGTGTTCTGCGCCGGAGAGGCTCCAATCTATAATTTGGAGCATCTGATGAGGGCCTCTGCCGAAATGCTGGGGAGAGGGAGCCTCGGATCAACGTACAAGGCCGTGCTGGATAGCAGAATGGCTGTCACCGTGAAAAGGCTGGATAAAAAGAAGCTGGGATCCATGGCAAAGGAGGGTTTCGAGCGGCAAATGGACATGGTCGGGCGGCTCCGGCATCCCAATTTGGTGCCTTTACGGGCCTATTTCCGATCGAATGATGAGAGGCTGCTTGTTTATGATTTCCAGCCTAATGGTAGTCTTTACTCCCTTATACATG GTTCAAGATCCACACGGGCCAAACCCCTTCACTGGACTTCATGTTTAAAGATAGCAGATGATGTGGTTCAGGGCCTTGCACACATCCATCAATCTTCTTGTTTGATCCATGGCAACATAAAATCTTCCAATATTCTCCTAGGATCTGATTTTGAGGCTTGCCTGACTGACAGCTGTCTCTCATTTCTCTTGGAGCCATCAGACAATCAGAATGACTCGGGATATCGAGCACCTGAAGCTCGGAATTCCCTTCAAGAGCTGACCCCAAGTTCTGACATCTATGCTTTTGGAGTGCTGCTGTTGGAGCTCCTCACGGGGAAACCCCCATTGCAGCATCCGGTCCTCATACCACCCGATCTCCCAGTTTGGGTTCGATCAGTAAGGGAAGATGGAGCCTGTGATGAACGCCTTATGATGATAATCGACATTGCAGCAGCCTGCATTCACTCTTCACCAGAATGTAGGCCAACCACATGGCAGGTTCTCAAGATGATACAGGAAGTGAAGGAGACTGACACAGGAGACAATGACACTGATTCAACCTTCATATCTTAG
- the LOC104000345 gene encoding uncharacterized protein LOC104000345 isoform X1 has translation MDDMATGYYHSPPDAAHNPYHPPPPIHAAGPPGAPPPPHNHPMLPHQHHFHPPYPAHQPPLYGTTYDTPTDQYSRDEVRTLFIAGFPDDVKPREIYNLFREFPGYQSAQLRSSGQSSQAYAFAVFTDQQSALAAMHALNGLMFDLERESTLYIDLAKSNSRSKRSRTDDGVPYSSDKRVRGPGAYLRGFPDSAGSGSNIHMSGMVNSAYSLSGYPSTQSQTNFGYEADHNKLNNSSTYAPLSNPPCPTLFVANLGPNCSEQELAQVFSRCPGFIKLKMQNKNGLPVAFVDFQDVNSSTGALNHLQGTILYSSVGEGMRLEYAKSRMGLRKREKRT, from the exons GGCGGGGCCTCCCGGAGCTCCTCCGCCGCCGCACAATCACCCGATGCTGCCGCACCAGCACCACTTTCACCCACCGTACCCCGCCCACCAGCCGCCACTTTACGGCACCACCTACGACACGCCCACCGACCAGTACTCGCGCGACGAGGTCCGGACCTTATTCATCGCCGGGTTCCCCGACGACGTGAAGCCCCGCGAGATCTATAACCTCTTTCGCGAGTTTCCTGGGTACCAGTCCGCCCAGCTCAGGAGCTCCGGTCAGTCCTCTCAG GCATATGCATTTGCTGTCTTTACTGATCAACAATCAGCTCTTGCTGCAATGCATGCTCTAAAT GGACTGATGTTTGACCTTGAGAGGGAATCAACTCTATACATTGACCTTGCAAAGTCTAACTCCAGGTCAAAACGTTCAAGAACAG ATGATGGTGTACCTTATTCTTCTGATAAACGAGTTAGAGGACCTGGTGCATATTTAAGAGGCTTTCCTGATTCTG CAGGTTCTGGAAGCAACATTCACATGTCTGGAATGGTTAATTCTGCTTACAGCTTGAGTGGTTATCCCTCTACACAAAG CCAGACAAATTTTGGTTATGAAGCAGACCATAATAAGTTG AATAATTCATCAACTTATGCTCCTCTAAGTAACCCCCCATGTCCAACGCTTTTTGTGGCAAATCTGGGTCCCAACTGTTCTGAGCAAGAGTTGGCTCAAGTTTTTTCAAG ATGTCCTGGGTTTATAAAACTGAAAATGCAAAACAAGAACGGACTTCCTGTTGCATTTGTTGATTTCCAG GATGTCAATAGTTCCACTGGAGCCCTAAATCATTTGCAGGGAACCATCTTGTATTCATCAGTTGGGGAGGGCATGCGCTTGGA GTATGCAAAATCACGAATGGGTCTCCGAAAACGTGAAAAGAGGACATAG